The following coding sequences lie in one Methanothermobacter sp. MT-2 genomic window:
- a CDS encoding energy-converting hydrogenase B, subunit N → MDKNIIETEITMGTVHSAAIEPYRVRLFVEDEIVKDAEITVGVNHRGVERIMEGLPVEKANSLTEKICGICSGVHLWNSVLVAEKGLEIEIPERASYIRIIVAELERIHSHLLYLAHGNEVLGHETFSMRLFYIRETVMELLRMIGGNRVQYGVPIIGGIRPRAELDEMKIQKINEGLDYLEEKVKEFADRFTSDPMIMSRITGVCPIKREDALRLAVTGPTLRATGVEFDLRREMECYDPFEFDIITQDDGDIKSNLLVRVFEIFESIKIIRQAVENLPEGAIVDRSWEMQDTDIVKSYVEAPRGTLYHSYALEEGRVRNVVIRTPSMANIGAMQYAVIGHHITDAQLGIVQCDPCFTCTDRAIEIIKI, encoded by the coding sequence TTGGATAAAAACATTATAGAAACCGAGATCACAATGGGAACAGTCCACTCAGCAGCAATAGAACCATATCGTGTCAGATTATTCGTAGAAGACGAGATAGTAAAGGATGCCGAGATAACAGTAGGTGTCAATCATAGAGGCGTTGAACGTATAATGGAAGGTCTGCCAGTAGAAAAAGCCAACAGTCTCACAGAAAAGATATGTGGGATATGCTCAGGAGTACACCTATGGAATTCTGTATTAGTCGCGGAGAAGGGACTTGAAATTGAAATACCTGAAAGGGCTAGTTACATAAGGATAATAGTAGCCGAACTTGAAAGGATACACAGCCACCTCCTATATTTAGCCCATGGAAACGAGGTTTTGGGGCATGAAACATTTTCCATGAGACTATTCTATATAAGGGAGACTGTAATGGAACTTCTAAGGATGATAGGGGGTAACAGAGTACAATATGGTGTGCCCATCATTGGAGGGATAAGACCAAGAGCAGAACTAGATGAGATGAAAATCCAGAAAATAAATGAGGGTTTAGATTACCTAGAGGAGAAGGTAAAAGAGTTTGCAGATCGTTTCACTTCCGATCCTATGATAATGTCACGTATAACCGGTGTATGTCCAATTAAAAGGGAAGATGCTCTTAGACTCGCGGTAACAGGGCCTACCCTCAGGGCGACAGGGGTAGAATTTGATCTGCGAAGGGAAATGGAATGTTATGACCCATTTGAATTTGATATTATCACACAAGATGATGGTGACATCAAATCCAATCTTCTTGTAAGGGTCTTTGAAATCTTTGAATCTATAAAAATAATAAGACAGGCTGTTGAAAACCTTCCCGAGGGGGCTATTGTGGATAGGAGTTGGGAAATGCAGGACACTGATATTGTTAAAAGTTATGTTGAAGCCCCAAGAGGCACATTGTATCATTCCTATGCTCTTGAAGAAGGTAGGGTTAGAAATGTGGTGATTAGAACGCCTTCAATGGCTAATATAGGTGCCATGCAATATGCGGTTATAGGTCATCATATAACAGACGCACAACTTGGGATAGTGCAATGTGATCCTTGCTTCACTTGTACAGATCGTGCAATAGAAATAATCAAAATATGA
- a CDS encoding energy-converting hydrogenase B, subunit M, which translates to MGLKSYARARAIHAMLVYTGGCNGCDIEIVNAVFSPKYDAEQYKIFLTWNPREADILIVTGPVTQQNKKPLEEIYKAIPEPKLVIAAGACALMGGVYKNIHGDIPSEEIAGPVEEVIPVDAKVPGCAVRPEDVLAGAVSILPKLLEAK; encoded by the coding sequence ATGGGACTCAAATCATATGCAAGGGCCAGAGCCATACACGCAATGCTCGTATATACAGGTGGCTGCAACGGCTGCGACATAGAAATCGTAAATGCAGTATTCTCCCCAAAATATGATGCAGAACAATACAAAATATTCCTAACCTGGAATCCCAGAGAAGCAGACATACTCATAGTAACAGGACCAGTAACACAACAGAATAAAAAACCACTAGAAGAAATCTACAAGGCAATACCAGAACCAAAACTTGTCATAGCAGCAGGTGCATGCGCCCTCATGGGAGGCGTCTACAAAAACATACACGGCGACATACCATCAGAAGAAATCGCCGGGCCAGTCGAAGAAGTCATACCAGTAGATGCCAAAGTCCCAGGATGCGCAGTCAGACCAGAGGACGTACTAGCAGGCGCAGTATCCATACTACCAAAACTCTTAGAAGCCAAATAA
- a CDS encoding energy-converting hydrogenase B, subunit L produces MKNLLRIMLEGAYTNIKRIFFAADRVTDMELRKKILTGKVEPTPKVAEIPCIGCGGCSNACPTGAIQMKDLEKPIEIIEGLVKRQIPILDSEKCVYCYYCHDFCPLYALFGEPGTIHPNDVGVIEFDVKEAITEPIKIPDEKLKFITQFLSDKSILKRQNKTS; encoded by the coding sequence ATGAAAAACCTGTTAAGGATAATGTTAGAAGGCGCCTACACCAATATAAAAAGGATATTCTTCGCCGCTGATAGAGTCACAGACATGGAACTTAGAAAAAAAATACTCACAGGCAAAGTTGAACCAACACCAAAAGTGGCTGAAATCCCCTGCATTGGCTGTGGAGGATGTTCAAACGCCTGCCCCACAGGCGCCATCCAAATGAAGGATCTTGAAAAACCAATAGAAATAATCGAAGGCTTGGTGAAAAGGCAAATACCAATCCTGGACTCCGAAAAGTGCGTCTACTGTTATTATTGTCATGATTTCTGCCCATTATATGCCCTATTCGGCGAACCAGGAACCATACACCCAAATGATGTTGGAGTTATAGAATTTGATGTTAAAGAAGCCATCACAGAACCCATCAAAATACCGGATGAAAAACTAAAATTCATAACACAATTCCTATCAGACAAAAGCATCCTAAAAAGACAAAATAAAACCTCATAA
- a CDS encoding energy-converting hydrogenase B, subunit K has translation MFITTAKCEGLGECIKACPTDAIRLIDGKAFSCITCGICAEECPNKAIQQNKYGGFVVDRAKCNLCGICEYVCPVNSIKIEDDIVKGICARCGLCEEACPVNARMDAFDLIEERQIKFLEALDFAVKIPKKRKPLKKEAKRTNVITDLEKCIKCKRCQYYCPTGAIIVDLKEEGLCSECRVCEDVCPVEAIKDTTIDPEKCTLCLKCMEECPNNAIYIEDFKAKIRKPTEELEGTIVSCLNCGLCVDTCETGALKMVDGKIRYDPSLCEECEEKPCLDVCPVGTLRVDANGRLKGYCVSCGKCIKSCDIYEARSFQDVKWDGSVTEDCISCGTCAEVCPKDAITLKKGSIEVDFDRCILCEKCAIHCPTDAIPKTTMRKKSIKDGFTLIDDRLCIKCGLCMETCPEDAITKTPEGLMVVDEDKCIYCGACNNICPARAILFEREFSLSK, from the coding sequence ATGTTCATAACAACAGCTAAATGTGAGGGGCTAGGTGAATGCATAAAAGCATGTCCAACAGACGCTATAAGGTTAATTGATGGTAAAGCGTTTAGTTGCATCACCTGCGGCATCTGCGCCGAAGAATGTCCAAACAAGGCAATACAACAAAACAAGTATGGCGGTTTCGTTGTTGACAGGGCAAAATGTAACCTGTGCGGCATCTGCGAATATGTATGCCCAGTTAACAGTATAAAAATAGAAGATGATATCGTGAAGGGCATCTGCGCCAGATGCGGCCTTTGCGAGGAAGCCTGTCCAGTTAATGCGCGCATGGATGCATTCGACCTCATAGAAGAACGTCAAATAAAATTCCTAGAAGCCCTAGATTTCGCTGTTAAAATACCGAAAAAGAGAAAACCCTTAAAAAAGGAGGCTAAAAGGACAAACGTGATAACAGACCTTGAAAAATGCATCAAATGTAAAAGATGCCAATACTACTGCCCCACCGGAGCCATAATCGTGGACTTGAAAGAAGAGGGGCTCTGCAGCGAATGCAGAGTATGTGAAGATGTCTGTCCAGTTGAAGCCATAAAAGACACGACCATAGACCCTGAAAAATGCACATTATGCCTCAAATGCATGGAAGAATGCCCAAACAACGCAATCTATATCGAAGATTTCAAAGCCAAAATAAGAAAACCCACCGAAGAACTGGAAGGAACCATAGTATCATGCCTAAACTGCGGCCTATGCGTAGACACATGCGAAACTGGCGCACTTAAAATGGTGGATGGTAAAATACGCTATGACCCATCATTATGCGAAGAATGCGAAGAAAAACCATGCTTAGATGTCTGCCCAGTAGGCACGCTCAGAGTCGATGCAAATGGAAGACTAAAGGGATACTGTGTATCTTGTGGAAAATGCATAAAATCCTGCGACATCTACGAAGCACGCAGCTTCCAAGACGTGAAATGGGACGGGTCAGTCACCGAAGATTGCATATCCTGCGGAACCTGCGCAGAAGTCTGCCCAAAGGATGCCATAACCCTCAAGAAAGGCTCAATCGAAGTCGATTTTGACAGATGCATATTATGTGAAAAATGTGCAATCCATTGCCCAACAGACGCCATACCAAAAACCACAATGCGCAAAAAATCAATAAAGGATGGATTCACCCTAATAGACGACAGATTATGTATAAAATGCGGACTCTGCATGGAAACATGCCCAGAGGATGCTATAACAAAAACACCAGAAGGTTTAATGGTCGTGGATGAAGATAAATGCATCTACTGTGGAGCATGCAACAACATCTGCCCAGCCCGGGCCATACTATTCGAGAGGGAATTCAGCCTCTCAAAATAA
- a CDS encoding energy-converting hydrogenase B, subunit I — protein MSTILKIFAYPASILIICLGISTILGGHITPGGGFQGGAIIAAGFIFCAIVYGFDKTPFKFTHRFMATLESIGAIGYITLGLLGIIFSGYFLYNIGVDLYNILPNMSNIFNYPDAVHAGIIPYLNILIGLKVLVGLSAVVVTFLEFKGE, from the coding sequence ATGAGCACCATACTCAAGATATTCGCATACCCAGCATCAATACTAATAATATGCCTAGGAATCTCAACAATCTTAGGAGGCCATATAACCCCTGGAGGAGGATTCCAGGGAGGCGCTATCATCGCAGCCGGATTCATATTCTGTGCAATAGTCTATGGATTCGATAAAACACCATTTAAATTCACCCACAGGTTCATGGCAACACTAGAAAGCATAGGAGCCATAGGCTACATAACCCTGGGATTACTTGGCATAATATTCTCAGGTTACTTCCTCTACAATATCGGAGTAGACTTATACAACATCCTACCAAACATGAGTAACATTTTCAATTATCCAGATGCAGTACATGCAGGTATAATACCATATCTAAACATATTAATCGGATTAAAAGTACTGGTAGGTTTAAGCGCGGTTGTAGTAACCTTCCTAGAATTCAAAGGCGAATAA
- a CDS encoding energy-converting hydrogenase B, subunit H, whose amino-acid sequence MSRGIRGLIATFSVAIFGITLFDAIIGLHRILNPGISYIYNYVGTRIAPNMVTIVVFDWRGYDTLGEALILVTAVIVTLLIFGRGKVELGGK is encoded by the coding sequence ATGTCTAGGGGTATTAGAGGTCTCATAGCAACATTTTCAGTGGCGATTTTTGGAATCACGCTCTTTGATGCCATAATAGGCCTTCACAGGATTCTTAATCCAGGTATAAGTTACATATACAATTATGTGGGTACAAGGATAGCCCCCAACATGGTTACCATAGTTGTATTCGATTGGAGAGGATATGATACACTCGGAGAAGCATTAATACTCGTCACAGCAGTCATTGTAACATTACTCATCTTTGGAAGAGGAAAAGTAGAACTTGGAGGGAAATAG
- a CDS encoding energy-converting hydrogenase B, subunit G: MTLYDTIIKKIREMEEKTRREATVTNISASAVLTAELTIISTVFLAILMIRKLNIYVMVLVFLLGAFLLFSMMPITAMLRREQTDSFYKMIFYVILTFGVLIALLYWGNINV, translated from the coding sequence ATGACACTCTATGATACAATAATCAAGAAGATAAGGGAAATGGAAGAAAAGACTAGAAGAGAGGCCACTGTAACTAATATATCAGCTTCAGCGGTTTTAACAGCCGAACTCACCATTATATCCACAGTATTCTTAGCGATACTGATGATAAGGAAATTGAATATCTATGTTATGGTTCTTGTCTTCCTATTAGGGGCTTTCCTCTTATTTTCCATGATGCCCATCACTGCCATGCTGCGCAGGGAGCAAACCGACTCTTTTTATAAGATGATATTCTATGTCATCCTAACATTCGGTGTATTGATAGCATTACTCTACTGGGGGAATATAAATGTCTAG
- a CDS encoding energy-converting hydrogenase B, subunit F has translation MKSLIALMVILPILCGLLLNLLHKKDRTIKILALIVAIILPIIPLIAGYGSYYFGGYPPIIENPTIAKYLPAYITGSYLIKFHPAITYIFTSAQRIFIFILGLVAFLAIFTSLNEVKKPSGVYSFLMFMATAAVTAIILADDIFNLYVFFEIAAISQAGIILSSNIKGSYKMALRYLLLGGVAAPMLLLGIALLLGAVGNVNISDMILAMKTGLVNPENPIFLAAAGLIVFGWLYGSGLPPFHTIKSGLYSKSLPHAASLIQAFSVFTLVALGVIILRLFYYIPVVRWAFIIFSIAAMALGISMAIMQTDFKRLIGFLAVGELGYIGIGLGLGTAMSITAGLFQAVNEAIVTACLFLGFGTILYQTGTSEIDKLGGLLKYRPGVAGLMILAGFIMAGIPPFNVFQSKLMLIQSAISAGFPELALIMILLSIVTFMTFMKAYYAIYLKPEPRELEVKGKIPSSTIFSMIVLLVICTVLGILPKLATSQFGSIIQLLIP, from the coding sequence ATGAAATCCCTTATTGCCCTGATGGTGATACTACCAATCCTATGCGGCCTACTATTGAATCTACTCCATAAAAAGGATAGAACAATCAAAATATTAGCATTAATTGTTGCGATAATCCTACCAATAATCCCATTAATCGCAGGTTATGGATCCTATTATTTCGGCGGCTATCCACCAATCATAGAGAATCCTACAATCGCAAAATATCTCCCAGCATATATTACAGGATCCTACCTAATCAAATTTCACCCTGCGATAACCTACATCTTCACCAGCGCCCAGAGGATATTCATCTTCATACTAGGACTCGTCGCCTTCCTAGCCATATTCACATCACTAAACGAAGTTAAAAAACCATCCGGAGTTTACTCTTTTCTAATGTTCATGGCCACAGCAGCAGTAACAGCCATAATATTGGCAGATGACATATTCAACTTGTATGTTTTCTTCGAGATAGCTGCCATTTCACAAGCAGGCATAATACTATCTTCAAATATTAAAGGAAGCTACAAAATGGCCCTACGCTACCTCCTACTTGGAGGTGTCGCGGCACCAATGCTACTACTCGGCATAGCCCTACTATTAGGTGCTGTGGGAAATGTTAACATCTCAGACATGATACTCGCCATGAAAACAGGACTTGTAAACCCGGAGAATCCAATATTCTTAGCAGCAGCGGGCCTAATAGTCTTCGGTTGGCTTTATGGATCAGGACTGCCACCATTCCACACAATAAAATCAGGATTATACAGTAAATCCCTTCCACATGCAGCTTCACTCATCCAAGCATTCTCAGTATTCACTCTAGTAGCCCTAGGAGTCATCATACTCAGATTATTCTATTATATCCCAGTGGTGAGATGGGCCTTTATAATATTTTCAATCGCGGCCATGGCCCTTGGTATTAGCATGGCTATAATGCAGACAGACTTTAAACGATTAATAGGTTTCCTTGCAGTTGGAGAATTAGGCTATATTGGGATAGGATTAGGTTTGGGGACTGCGATGAGCATAACTGCTGGTCTTTTCCAGGCAGTGAACGAGGCCATAGTAACTGCCTGCCTTTTCCTGGGCTTTGGAACAATACTCTACCAGACCGGGACTAGTGAGATAGATAAACTTGGGGGTCTTTTAAAGTATAGGCCTGGTGTGGCTGGGCTTATGATCCTGGCAGGTTTTATAATGGCTGGCATACCACCATTCAATGTTTTCCAGAGCAAACTGATGCTTATACAATCAGCTATAAGCGCAGGTTTCCCAGAGCTTGCTCTGATAATGATACTCTTGAGTATAGTGACTTTCATGACGTTTATGAAGGCATATTATGCGATTTATCTGAAACCTGAGCCAAGGGAACTTGAAGTTAAGGGCAAGATACCTTCTTCCACAATATTTTCAATGATAGTCTTGTTGGTGATCTGCACAGTCCTTGGTATATTGCCAAAACTTGCAACTTCACAATTTGGAAGCATAATCCAATTATTGATACCATGA
- a CDS encoding energy-converting hydrogenase B, subunit E — protein MIPVQLASFFTAATLILIGIIGVFFIDNLIKKVIALSFISDGVNLFLVTLGYKPGGIVYIYLPGMSSSWFAQNASYPLPFALVLTSIVIGASTLAVMLAIIIILYHRHGSLSSKILED, from the coding sequence ATGATACCAGTACAGTTAGCATCATTCTTCACAGCAGCAACCTTGATCCTAATAGGGATCATAGGCGTATTCTTCATCGACAATCTCATAAAGAAGGTGATAGCACTCTCATTTATAAGTGATGGTGTTAACCTTTTCCTGGTTACATTAGGCTACAAGCCAGGGGGCATAGTATACATTTACCTGCCAGGCATGTCAAGTTCATGGTTCGCCCAAAACGCATCATACCCCCTACCATTCGCCCTCGTACTAACAAGCATAGTTATCGGTGCAAGCACACTTGCGGTCATGCTAGCAATAATAATCATATTATATCACAGACATGGTAGCCTTTCATCAAAAATACTTGAAGACTAA